In Populus nigra chromosome 1, ddPopNigr1.1, whole genome shotgun sequence, one genomic interval encodes:
- the LOC133672043 gene encoding D-glycerate 3-kinase, chloroplastic isoform X2, with protein MIFLMLCAGSGYSWIQGSSVHQNSTSSNKRMQGPLCSVFPSTPAQVSSVEDLYEFICSGPLISKLGLTSERIADSIDKWLSHGSRLCRLFQLNELYLTAPQKARFYHYYIPVFVWCEDKISKHVSQFKDSEHIPPLVIGFSAPQGCGKTTLVFALSYLFQTTGRKSATLSIDDFYLTAEGQANLREANPGNALLEFRGNAGSHDLPFSIETLSALSKLKKAGMNMKLPRYDKSAYSGRGDRADPSTWPEVEEPLTVVLFEGWMLGFKPLPVEVVQAVDPQLEIVNKNLEAYYDAWDKFVKAWVVIKIQDPSCVYQWRLQAEIAMREAGNPGMTDEEVKDFVSRYLPAYKAYLPTLYAEGPRGSHPENLLLIEIDEGRNPILGN; from the exons ATGATCTTTCTAATGCTGTGTGCAGGCAGTGGATATTCCTGGATTCAAGGCAGTTCCGTGCATCAGAACTCAACTTCCAGCAATAAAAGGATGCAGGGTCCATTGTGTTCGGTGTTTCCCTCAACACCTGCACAAGTCTCTTCTGTGGAGGACCTTTACGAATTTATTTGCTCGGGTCCTCTTATAAGCAAGTTGGGTTTGACCTCAGAAAGGATTGCTGACTCCATCGACAAGTGGTTATCACATGGCTCGCGCTTGTGCCGATTGTTTCAGCTTAATGAATTGTACCTTACTGCTCCTCAGAAAGCAAGGTTTTATCACTATTATATACCGGTCTTTGTATGGTGTGAAGATAAGATTTCCAAGCACGTGTCCCAGTTCAAAGACTCGGAACATATACCTCCTTTAGTG ATTGGTTTTAGTGCTCCACAAGGTTGTGGAAAGACCACACTTGTCTTTGCTCTTAGTTATCTCTTCCAGACAACTGGCAG GAAGTCCGCAACATTATCCatagatgatttttatttaacgGCAGAGGGTCAG GCCAATCTAAGAGAAGCCAATCCAGGAAATGCGCTTCTAGAG TTTCGAGGAAATGCTGGGAGTCATGATCTTCCATTCTCAATTGAAACGCTGTCTGCTTTAAGCAAACTGAAGAAAGCAG GTATGAACATGAAGCTGCCTCGATATGATAAA TCTGCATACAGTGGAAGAGGTGACAGAGCTGATCCTTCAACATGGCCAGAGGTTGAAGAACCATTAACA GTGGTTCTATTTGAAGGTTGGATGCTTGGTTTTAAACCACTTCCAGTGGAAGTCGTCCAAGCAGTTGATCCTCag CTAGAGATCGTAAATAAGAATCTTGAAGCTTATTATGATGCATGGGACAAGTTCGTTAAGGCATGGGTAGTCATCAAGATTCAGGACCCTAGTTGTGTCTACCAATGGCGTTTGCAG GCAGAGATTGCCATGAGGGAGGCAGGCAACCCTGGGATGACTGATGAAGAG GTCAAAGATTTCGTTTCTCGTTACCTGCCAGCATACAAGGCTTACCTTCCCACCCTTTATGCTGAAGGACCCAGGGGTTCACATCCAGAGAATCTCCTCCTCATCGAAATTGATGAAGGAAGAAATCCTATCCTAGGTAATTAG
- the LOC133672043 gene encoding D-glycerate 3-kinase, chloroplastic isoform X1 gives MDTHFFSKSGSGYSWIQGSSVHQNSTSSNKRMQGPLCSVFPSTPAQVSSVEDLYEFICSGPLISKLGLTSERIADSIDKWLSHGSRLCRLFQLNELYLTAPQKARFYHYYIPVFVWCEDKISKHVSQFKDSEHIPPLVIGFSAPQGCGKTTLVFALSYLFQTTGRKSATLSIDDFYLTAEGQANLREANPGNALLEFRGNAGSHDLPFSIETLSALSKLKKAGMNMKLPRYDKSAYSGRGDRADPSTWPEVEEPLTVVLFEGWMLGFKPLPVEVVQAVDPQLEIVNKNLEAYYDAWDKFVKAWVVIKIQDPSCVYQWRLQAEIAMREAGNPGMTDEEVKDFVSRYLPAYKAYLPTLYAEGPRGSHPENLLLIEIDEGRNPILGN, from the exons ATGGATACCCATTTCTTCTCCAAGTCAG GCAGTGGATATTCCTGGATTCAAGGCAGTTCCGTGCATCAGAACTCAACTTCCAGCAATAAAAGGATGCAGGGTCCATTGTGTTCGGTGTTTCCCTCAACACCTGCACAAGTCTCTTCTGTGGAGGACCTTTACGAATTTATTTGCTCGGGTCCTCTTATAAGCAAGTTGGGTTTGACCTCAGAAAGGATTGCTGACTCCATCGACAAGTGGTTATCACATGGCTCGCGCTTGTGCCGATTGTTTCAGCTTAATGAATTGTACCTTACTGCTCCTCAGAAAGCAAGGTTTTATCACTATTATATACCGGTCTTTGTATGGTGTGAAGATAAGATTTCCAAGCACGTGTCCCAGTTCAAAGACTCGGAACATATACCTCCTTTAGTG ATTGGTTTTAGTGCTCCACAAGGTTGTGGAAAGACCACACTTGTCTTTGCTCTTAGTTATCTCTTCCAGACAACTGGCAG GAAGTCCGCAACATTATCCatagatgatttttatttaacgGCAGAGGGTCAG GCCAATCTAAGAGAAGCCAATCCAGGAAATGCGCTTCTAGAG TTTCGAGGAAATGCTGGGAGTCATGATCTTCCATTCTCAATTGAAACGCTGTCTGCTTTAAGCAAACTGAAGAAAGCAG GTATGAACATGAAGCTGCCTCGATATGATAAA TCTGCATACAGTGGAAGAGGTGACAGAGCTGATCCTTCAACATGGCCAGAGGTTGAAGAACCATTAACA GTGGTTCTATTTGAAGGTTGGATGCTTGGTTTTAAACCACTTCCAGTGGAAGTCGTCCAAGCAGTTGATCCTCag CTAGAGATCGTAAATAAGAATCTTGAAGCTTATTATGATGCATGGGACAAGTTCGTTAAGGCATGGGTAGTCATCAAGATTCAGGACCCTAGTTGTGTCTACCAATGGCGTTTGCAG GCAGAGATTGCCATGAGGGAGGCAGGCAACCCTGGGATGACTGATGAAGAG GTCAAAGATTTCGTTTCTCGTTACCTGCCAGCATACAAGGCTTACCTTCCCACCCTTTATGCTGAAGGACCCAGGGGTTCACATCCAGAGAATCTCCTCCTCATCGAAATTGATGAAGGAAGAAATCCTATCCTAGGTAATTAG